A genomic stretch from Gallus gallus isolate bGalGal1 chromosome 13, bGalGal1.mat.broiler.GRCg7b, whole genome shotgun sequence includes:
- the RPL26L1 gene encoding 60S ribosomal protein L26 isoform X1 yields the protein MKFNPFVTSDRSKNRKRHFNAPSHIRRKIMSSPLSKELRQKYNVRSMPIRKDDEVQVVRGHYKGQQIGKVVQVYRKKYVIYIERVQREKANGTTVHVGIHPSKVVITRLKLDKDRKKILERKAKSRQVGKEKGKYKEETIEKMQE from the exons ATGAAGTTCAACCCGTTCGTAACTTCAGACCGCAGCAAGAACCGCAAACGGCACTTCAATGCCCCTTCTCACATCCGGAGAAAAATAATGTCCTCCCCGCTGTCCAAAGAGCTGCGGCAGAAATACAACGTGCGCTCCATGCCCATCCGGAAGGATGATGAAGTCCAG GTTGTCCGGGGACATTACAAAGGGCAGCAGATTGGCAAAGTGGTCCAGGTGTACAGGAAGAAGTACGTCATCTACATTGAGCGTGTGCAGCGCGAGAAGGCCAACGGCACCACTGTGCACGTGGGAATCCATCCCAGCAAG gtgGTGATCACAAGGCTAAAACTGGACAAAGACCGCAAGAAGATCTTGGAGCGTAAAGCAAAGTCTCGCCAGGTTGGCAAGGAGAAGGGCAAATACAAGGAAGAAACAATCGAAAAGATGCAAGAGTAG